The DNA segment GGATGGCACATTATAAAAGTAACAGAAAAAAGGGAAAGAATTCCCCAGGTTAGAGCAAGTCATATTCTAATCGATTTCAGAATTGATTCCACAAAGACTGATTCTGTTGCAGCAAGAAAACAAATTGAAGACATCAAAAATCAATTGAACAATGGTGCCGATTTTGCTGAACTCGCTAAAAAATATTCTGAAGACCCGAGCTCTAAGGAAAATGGCGGCGATCTTGGATTCATCGAACGAAGAATGATGGTTCCGGAATTTGATGAAGCTGCTTTCAACCTAAAAAAAGGTGAGGTTTCAAATATCGTTAGAACAAATTTTGGCTACCACTTAATTAAGGTAACTGATACAAAACCTTATCCTTCATTTGAAGATGAAAAAGAAAATCTAAAAAAACTTTTTAAGAAAACCAGGTATGATAAAGCTTATGCTGATTTGGTAAGTAATCTAAAAGTGAAATATAATCTTAAACTTAACGAGAACACTATTTCTTTCTTTGCAAAGAATATAGATTCCACAAAAGTTGGTCCTGATTATTGGAAAAAATCCTGGAGAGACCAAATTAAGGATGCAGAAGTTTATTCTTACGCCGGTAAAAAAGTTATTGTAGATACTCTTTTTAGTCGAATGGAAAAATCAGCAGAGAATAACAAATTAGTTGATGCAAAAATGATTACTGCTGCAGCAAACAAAGATGGAGAAAACTCAGTTCTTGCAGAAGAAGCAAATAACCTGGATAAATCTGATCCACAATTTGCATCACTGATGGATGATTATAAAAACGGAATCCACATTTTCAAACTTCAGGATGATGAGGTTTGGAGCAAGGTTAAAATTGATAGTGTTAAACTTTTGGATTTCTACACAAAGAATAAAGATAAATACAATTGGACTGACAGAGTAAAATTCCAGGAAATCTTTTCTAGAAAAGATTCCTTAATAAATGTTTACTATGATAAATTAACCAAAGGTGAAAGCTTCGATACTTTAGCCACTAAGTTTACAGAACGTCCGGGCTTTAAAGAAAAAGCAGGCATGTATGATTTGGTTGATTTAACAAATCCTATTGCAACGGAAGCAAATAATCTGCAAATAGTTGGTAGTTATTCAAAACCATTTAAGAATGGCGGGGGCTGGTCTATAGTAAAATTGATTGCTAAAGAACCTGCTCGTACAAAAACTTTTGAAGAAGCTAAAGCAGAAGTTTCCGGACAGTTCCAGGAAAGTGAAAGTAAAAGACTTGAAAACGAATACATAGCAAAGCTAAAGAGTATGTACAAACCAGAAATCAATTACAGCAAACTTGAAGAAGCTTTCAAAACAAAGTAAAATTAAAATTGGCGTTATACTTCTTGCCGCAGTATTTATTGGCTGCGGCAATGAAGAGCCAAAAAAAAATTATGTTGCAAGAGTTGACGAATCTTACTTAACTAAAAAAGATATCGCTGCCGACCTTGATACTGTTAAACTTCAAGAAAGCCGCAGAGTTGAATATATAAGAAATTGGGTGGAGACTGAACTTCTTTATACTGAAGCTGTTAAAGAAGACATTCTTGATGACCAAGTTTACAAACGAACTTTGGAAAAATCCAAAAAGGAATTAGCCAAAGCATTTTTACTCCAAAAGTTTTTTGCTGAAAATGAAATTGAATATAAACAACAGGAATTGATCGACTATTACAATTCGAACAAGAATGAATTCAAATTGTTCTACGATTCTTATCTCTATAATTCAATTGTATTCAATGATGAAGACAAAGCAATTCTTTTCAGAACTACCTTAATTGAAAGTGATTGGAATAAAGCTGTAAATGTATTCAGCGGTGATCCATCGATAATATCGGAAAAAATAAATATATTATCATATGATTACCAGGTTCAACCGATTGATTTGCTTTCAATTATTCAGCAATTGCTTCCAAATGAAGTAAGTATAATTTTAACCATGGAACCAAAAAAGTATACGGTGGTTCAATTAATTAAAAAATATTCACGGGATGAAATTCCCGAATTTGAAATT comes from the Ignavibacteriales bacterium genome and includes:
- a CDS encoding peptidylprolyl isomerase; amino-acid sequence: MKKLSKQSKIKIGVILLAAVFIGCGNEEPKKNYVARVDESYLTKKDIAADLDTVKLQESRRVEYIRNWVETELLYTEAVKEDILDDQVYKRTLEKSKKELAKAFLLQKFFAENEIEYKQQELIDYYNSNKNEFKLFYDSYLYNSIVFNDEDKAILFRTTLIESDWNKAVNVFSGDPSIISEKINILSYDYQVQPIDLLSIIQQLLPNEVSIILTMEPKKYTVVQLIKKYSRDEIPEFEIIKKNVEDRFLTLKKRELLKDFMRQLYLKYKVEIK
- a CDS encoding peptidylprolyl isomerase; translated protein: MRIRISLALIIITSFIVSSCSPEHSKIVIAEFGKDNLTLGEFENAYAKNVGGIETAKKDSIAKYINFLDLYVNFKMKLRDASVRGYNTDPALSAELNDYKEKVGISYLIEKQIVEPGIKKLYDQRKYEMRVSHIMIRPDSVEEKSKTLAYQILDSLKLGKNWNDMAKKYSADQYSKNKGGDIYWLTAGMIIPEFEDAFYNTEIGKVNPVPVKTRYGWHIIKVTEKRERIPQVRASHILIDFRIDSTKTDSVAARKQIEDIKNQLNNGADFAELAKKYSEDPSSKENGGDLGFIERRMMVPEFDEAAFNLKKGEVSNIVRTNFGYHLIKVTDTKPYPSFEDEKENLKKLFKKTRYDKAYADLVSNLKVKYNLKLNENTISFFAKNIDSTKVGPDYWKKSWRDQIKDAEVYSYAGKKVIVDTLFSRMEKSAENNKLVDAKMITAAANKDGENSVLAEEANNLDKSDPQFASLMDDYKNGIHIFKLQDDEVWSKVKIDSVKLLDFYTKNKDKYNWTDRVKFQEIFSRKDSLINVYYDKLTKGESFDTLATKFTERPGFKEKAGMYDLVDLTNPIATEANNLQIVGSYSKPFKNGGGWSIVKLIAKEPARTKTFEEAKAEVSGQFQESESKRLENEYIAKLKSMYKPEINYSKLEEAFKTK